A single genomic interval of Methylosinus sp. LW4 harbors:
- the repA gene encoding plasmid partitioning protein RepA encodes MFATIKSDGCGKIVASMSLPAPHVALADEGDTLMVELGEILSNNLQELRSKLFPPNSQKGLRSFSCAEAARLIGVSDAYLRQISLEGKGPELETTPTGRRLYTLRQINEIRELLDVGGGARRYVKRRRDSEKLQVIAVSGFKGGIGKTIHSAHLAQYLALQGYRVLAIDLDPQGSLSTMFGYHTETEVQPNESLYGALRYDDERVQIEEVIRESYFDGVFFVPSSIHLMEFEHATAVNRGVKGKTPFYKALRVMLDRVEENFDFVIFDCPPQLGYLTLSALCAATTVIIPCHPQMLDVSSTSQYLLMAGDLLAVFRDFGLVLKYDAFRFLVTRFEPTDLPQQQMDTLMRRLCGEHVLKNAMLKTTAISDSSLSKQTLYEVERTSFSRSTYDRAIAAMNAVNSEIEELLLAVWGRKA; translated from the coding sequence ATGTTCGCTACGATCAAATCCGATGGATGCGGAAAAATCGTAGCTAGCATGAGCCTACCTGCCCCACACGTTGCGCTTGCTGACGAAGGCGACACCCTCATGGTGGAGCTCGGGGAGATTTTGTCGAATAATCTCCAGGAGCTGAGAAGCAAACTCTTCCCTCCGAATTCCCAAAAGGGGCTTCGATCATTTAGTTGCGCCGAAGCGGCAAGGCTCATCGGCGTGAGCGACGCCTATCTTCGCCAAATATCATTAGAAGGTAAGGGCCCGGAGCTGGAAACGACTCCGACCGGACGCCGCCTCTATACACTTCGCCAGATCAACGAAATTCGGGAGCTTTTGGACGTTGGGGGTGGTGCGCGGCGCTACGTCAAGCGCCGACGCGACAGTGAAAAGCTACAAGTGATCGCGGTGTCAGGGTTTAAGGGCGGGATAGGAAAAACAATCCACAGCGCCCATTTGGCCCAATACCTCGCTCTTCAAGGATATCGAGTTCTGGCAATCGATCTCGATCCGCAAGGCAGTCTCAGCACCATGTTCGGATATCACACCGAAACCGAGGTGCAGCCGAATGAATCGCTATATGGGGCCCTTCGTTACGATGATGAGCGCGTCCAAATCGAAGAGGTCATACGCGAATCCTATTTCGACGGGGTTTTCTTTGTTCCTTCATCGATCCATTTGATGGAGTTCGAACACGCGACCGCAGTTAATCGAGGAGTAAAGGGCAAGACGCCATTTTACAAAGCTCTCAGGGTGATGCTGGACCGGGTGGAAGAGAATTTCGACTTTGTGATCTTCGATTGTCCGCCGCAACTCGGCTACCTCACGCTCTCTGCACTATGTGCGGCAACGACTGTCATAATTCCTTGTCATCCGCAGATGTTGGACGTCTCATCGACCTCCCAATATTTGCTAATGGCAGGAGATCTCTTGGCTGTGTTTCGGGATTTTGGGCTCGTCTTGAAATACGACGCCTTTCGTTTTCTCGTGACCCGTTTCGAGCCTACGGATTTGCCGCAACAGCAAATGGACACGCTCATGCGGCGGCTCTGCGGTGAGCATGTCCTGAAGAATGCAATGCTAAAAACAACGGCGATCTCCGACTCGTCTTTATCGAAGCAGACTCTCTATGAAGTGGAGCGCACGAGTTTTAGTCGGAGCACATACGATCGAGCGATCGCGGCGATGAACGCAGTAAACTCTGAAATCGAGGAGCTTCTCCTCGCTGTATGGGGACGTAAGGCATGA